Proteins encoded within one genomic window of Amorphoplanes friuliensis DSM 7358:
- a CDS encoding phosphatase PAP2 family protein, which yields MSVASEERPAPLRELALIAALWVAYSLGRLVADGRVDEALVNADRVWEIERLLRFPGETGLQHLILRAGDLVQVANSYYAYVHFPATIGFLLWVYLRRPGHYRAVRTTLALLTGAALVVHLMFPLAPPRMLAETGLVDTGHLFGPSVYGTPGTDDLTNQYAAMPSLHVGWALLVAITLIRLTSGRRRWLWLAHPLLTLLVVVGTANHYWLDAIVVSVLLAAILRLTTTAERRPAPPPVPHPRRIRGGGPGRRPRRGSRPRTTRVPGRP from the coding sequence GTGAGCGTGGCCTCCGAGGAGCGTCCGGCGCCGCTGCGCGAACTGGCGCTGATCGCCGCGCTGTGGGTGGCGTACAGCCTGGGCCGGCTGGTGGCGGACGGGCGTGTCGACGAGGCGCTCGTCAACGCGGACCGGGTGTGGGAGATCGAACGCCTGCTGCGGTTCCCCGGCGAGACCGGACTGCAGCACCTGATCCTCCGGGCCGGCGACCTCGTCCAGGTCGCGAACAGCTACTACGCGTACGTGCACTTCCCGGCCACGATCGGCTTCCTGCTGTGGGTGTACCTGCGCCGCCCGGGCCACTACCGGGCGGTCCGCACGACCCTGGCCCTGCTCACCGGCGCCGCACTGGTGGTGCACCTGATGTTCCCGCTGGCGCCGCCCCGGATGCTCGCGGAGACCGGCCTGGTCGACACCGGCCACCTCTTCGGCCCCAGCGTCTACGGCACCCCCGGCACCGACGACCTCACCAACCAGTACGCGGCCATGCCGTCCCTGCACGTCGGCTGGGCCCTGCTGGTGGCGATCACCCTGATCAGGCTGACCAGTGGTCGCCGGCGGTGGCTCTGGCTGGCCCACCCGCTGCTCACGCTGCTCGTCGTCGTCGGCACCGCCAACCACTACTGGCTCGACGCGATCGTGGTGTCGGTCCTGCTCGCGGCCATCCTGCGCCTCACGACCACCGCGGAACGCCGGCCCGCTCCCCCACCGGTCCCGCACCCGCGCCGGATCCGCGGCGGCGGACCCGGCCGCCGCCCCCGCCGCGGCTCCCGCCCGAGAACCACCCGCGTCCCCGGACGCCCTTGA